The segment aacatgctagcaacatgttagcaacttgctaatcatgctagaagcatgctagtagctttgctaatcatgttagaaacatgctagcaaattgctaatcatgccaggaACATGCTTGCAACTTTGGtaattatgttagcaacatgttaatcatggtaacatcatgctaataacttgctaatcatgctagaaacatgctaacaacatgccaatcatgctagaaacatcctaacaacatgaaacatgctagaaacatgttaacaacttgctaatcaacattagaaacatgttagcaacatgctaatcatgctagaaacatgaaactagcaacatgttagcttgctaatcatgttagaaaatcatcttaatcatgctaaaagCATAGCAACTAATCATGTTAatcagaaacatgctaatcatgttgctaatcatgttagaacaCTAATAATGCTAATCATAGAaaaattgctaatcatgccaggaACATGCTTGCAACTTTGGTAattatgttagtaacatgttaatctagaaacatgttagcaacatgctaatcatgctagaaacatgctagcaacttgctaatcatgctagaaacatgctagcaacttgctaatcatgttagaaacatcctaacaacatgctaataatgttagaaacatgttagcaaacatgctaatcatgttaacatcatgctaataacttgttaatcatgctagaaacatgctaccaacttgctaagcatgctagaaacatgctaacaacatgctaatcatgccaggaACATGCTTGCAactttgctaattatgctagtaacatgctaatcatgctagaaacatgataataagcatgctaataattctataagcatgctaacaacatgatagatagatagatagatagatagatagatagatagatagatgagtttgaatggattataaatacagtacatagaagggaagtttgactGAGTCTCAAAgaattctgggagttttgacagttggaatttgaaaagtgttgctcatttgaacattccgtcaatgtaagtctatgggatttttcccagttttaaacgtcatttttaggaaaatcgtaagtccgaacagttagaaaagatacagcaactaacttcagatcagtctgaagatctgggctgagtttggagtttgtagagttaaagctctaggaggagttagtgtcgacagatttagtctcagaagaaaataCTATATAAGTAAGTTggttttctcaagccaacttcattacataattcattacattttaatacttatttatttaatatatgatGATGTAGGATGAAGTTTGATTTTGGCGAGAGAAAATTTGACGGGAGAGCGACTAGTTGAAACCGGAAATGGCAGACGGCTATCCAACGCTCCGCCCCTTAGCAACCGCCGTCTTGTTGTAGCAACCAGTGTTTACGTTTCCCTCAGGAGAGTCAGTGATGCCGCTGATAGTCAGAGATCACACATGGacacaaaaccaaaacacaGTTTACATCAGCGTCCCTTTAAAAGGAGTGAAAACCGCGAACGTCCATGTCATCTGTACAGACGAGTATCTGAAGGTcagatttaaaacataaaatgcgAAACTTTATGTGTGTAACCGGAGAAGCACACGACGGTTTGTTGTACTTGGTATGTGTTTTGGTTGTGTAGGTGAGTTTCCCCCCGTTTCTGTTCGAGGTTTTCTTATTTGGGCCAATAAATGAAGAGAAAAGTGAAGCCAAGATTGGAAACGGAGTTGCAGTTTTCACCCTGCAGAAGAGGAGAGATGAATTATGGGAGCAGCTCTTTACAAACATTGGTAGGAGACCTTATTCTTCCAcaacacagaaatgtattaaagaTGTTATTAAAAACctttatatctttttatttcaaagatAAAGACAAACAGAAGCAGATTCGAGAACAGGCAATTCTCAAAGTGCAGGAGAAAGAAGCAGAAAAGTCTAAAGCCAAAGCCGCCAGGATTCAACAGGAGAAGAAATATGCGCTGGAAACCATGATGAAggtctaaatgtgtttttcgTCTCACATTTGCTGCTTTCACAGAGTCAGAATGGATATTGTccattgtttttacttttatcttTATGCAGAAtataagaaattatgctttgcataaagaaaattaagctTATTTGCATATGTATTTACCCATTATGATGATTCCTATTAAATTCCCATAACTATAAtcttgttgaaaacagctataattattttactttttattaaattggtataaattaaaaacagtcaaattttgaaatatttttactatttaaaataactgttttctatttgaatataatttaaaatatcatttattcctgtgattttaaagctgaatttttagcaccattactccagtcacatgatccttcagaaaccattctaatattctgatttgctgtttaaaaaacatgtattattattatgttaaaaacagctgattagaatttttgggggggtttctttgataaataaaaagtttagaaGACCAGCAtgtatctgaaacagaaatcttttgtaacattataaatgtaaatcatcacttttgatcaatttaaagcatccttgctaaataaaaacattaatttctataatttctttccccaaaaaataTACTAACtacaacaaattaattttacttattaattttattaataaaaagctttttatttcaaataaatgctgatatttggatctttctattcattaaagaatcctgaaaaaatgtactcagttgttttaaatgttgataataataataataaatgtttcttaaacagcaaatcagcatattagaatgatttctgaaaagagtaatgatgctgaaaattcagctttgaaatcacagaaataaattacattttaaaatatattcaaatagaaaactgttattctaaatagtaaaaatatttcagatttttactgtttttttgctgtactttgggtcaaataaatgcaggcttggtgagctgaaaagtcttactgttcaaaaacttttgcctCGTAGTGTATAAATCATTGGTTTgctatactttatttttaatctacCTGTTTTTGAATCAATGCACAGGACAGTTTTGGCTATATATGCATAATGATTTCTCATTTAAACGTTAGTTTATTGTTGAATTCTCTGCCTGTGTTTAGCTTGAGAATGAGGAGCGGGACAGGATTCAGAAGATGAAGAATGAAGAGTGTGCGAGAGCCACGGCAGAGATGGATTTCTGGAGAGAAACGCAGAGAAAAACAGCAGAAGAAAATGAGAACCAGCAGAAACTGCGGGGGACCGGCATACTCGACAACCAGCCAGTTTGTCAGAAAACAGAGTGTGCAAACGCTACACCTGCAGTCACGGTATTGCACAATACTGGCAATACTACATCTGGTAAACATACTTTAATTTTCAGCTGCGTAGCAGATCTAATGTTACGCTGTTCTTCTCAAGCATTGTCATGATGctgaactgtttgtttttttaataccaTGAAGCAGTCAAAATATGTAACATTTAGTTCCCATACTTTCTTGCTAGGTCAGATAAGCAAAAAACAGAAACCAAAAGATCTGCCTGCTCCCAGATCAGCTGGTTGCATTAAGATCAACTTCACTCCACGAGTGTTTCCCACTGCACTCAGAGAGTCTCGCATCCCAGAGGAGGAAGAGGTCAGATCTGCTTTAAAAATGATAGATTACCAGTAAATCGTTGTGTAATGTTGAGGATCATACTCATAtcgtgtctgtgtgtttgtgtgagcaGTGGCTGAAGAAGCAGGCGGAGGCCAGGAGAGCAGTGGACACAGATCTGGCCGAACTAGACGACCTGAAAGAGGAAGAAAGAAACCCAGACTGGCTGAAAGAGAAGGGCGAGTGAGTTTGACGAGTCACACGTTTAGCAAGAACCATGCAAGAACAAACAGTCATATTTTTGGAGGAATAAAGaacaacatatgtgaccctggaccacaaaaccagtcataagggtcaatttttttaactgaaatgtctaaatcacctgaaagctggtaggacaatatttggctgagatacaactatttgaaaatctggagggtgagggtgcaaaaaaatctaaatattgagaaaatcacctttaaagttgtccaaatgaagttcttagcaatgcatatgactaatcaaaaattaagttttgatatatttacagtaggaaatgtacaaaatgtcttcatggaacatgatctttacttaatatcctaatgatttttggcataaaagaaaaattgatcattttaaacaatacaatgtatttttggctgttgctacaaaaatactattaaattggtgacttaaaattactgttttctatttaaatatattttaaaatgctaaccAGCTAATcacgttagcaacatgctagtaacttgctgatcatgttagattcttgctaataacttgctaatcatgctagtaacatgctaacaacatgttaatcatgttaacaacatgttagtaacatgctaattatgctaaaaaatgCTAGTaccatgttaatcatgctagtaacttactaatcatactaaaaacatgctagtaacatgctagcaacatgttagtcatgttaagaacatgatagtaacatgctaatcatgttagtaacatgctaacaatatgttaattgtgttaacaacatgctagtaacatgctaatcatgctaaaacgtgctagtaacatgttaatcatgctagtaacttactaatcatactaaaaacatgctagcaacatgttagtcatgttaacaacatgctagtaacatactaatcatgctagtaacacgctaacaacatgttaatcctgttaacaacatgctagtaacatgctaataatgctaaaacatgctagtaacatgttaatcatgctagtaacttactaatcatactaaaaacatggtagtaacatgctagcaacatgttagtcatgttaacaacatgctagtaacatgctaattatgctaaaacatgcaagtaacatgttaatcatgctagtaacttactaatcatactaaaaacatgctagtaacatgctagcaacatgttagtcatgttaacaacatgatagtaacatgctaatcatgctagtaacacgctaacaacatgttaatcgtgttaacaccatgctagtaacatgctgatcatgttaaaacgtgctagtaacatgttaatcatgctagtaacttactaatcatactaaaaacatgctagtaacatgctagcaacatgttagtcatgttaacaacatgatagtaacatgctaatcatgctagtaacacgctaacaacatgttaatcgtgttaacaacatgctagtaacatgctaatcatgctaaaacgtgctagtaacatgttaatcatgctagaaacatgtcagtaatatgctaatcatgctagaaacaagttATTaagatgctaatcatgctagcatcatgttagtaacttcctaatcgtgctaacaacatgctaatcatgctagaaatatgctagcaacatgctaattatgttaacaacatgctagtaatatgctaatcatgctagatatatgctatcaacatgctaatcatgttaaaaacatgctgacaacattctaatcaggctagaaacatgctagtaactagctagtcatgctaacaacattctagtaacttgcgaatcatgttaaaacatagaaatatcctagcaacatgctaatcatgttaacaacatgttagtaatatgctaatcatgctagatatgctatcaacatgctaatcatactaaaaacatgctagtaacatgctaatcatggtagaaacatgctagtaacttgctaaccatgctagcaacgttagtcatgttaacaacatgatagtaatatgctaatcatgctagaaacaagttAATaagatgctaatcatgctagcatcatgctagcaacatgctaatcatgctaacaacattgtaatcagcctataaaaatacaagcaataagctaatcatgctaaaacatgctaacagcatgttaaatcatgtaagcaatgtgctaaatcatgctagcaacatcaactttcatacttttacaactgcttcaaactttcgggctaggctttctcaagccaacttaaagtttgttctcaaactttactcattagttggaaacagaaatcttttataactataaatgtctttattgtcacgtTTTGATCAAGTTAAtatatccttgctgaataaaagcattaagtaacacttaaaaatgtctGATTGCATTATATAACAAAATTTCAAAGCAAGTgtcaaatatttgtaatatttttaaagtcagTATTAAACCTCAAAATCACTTTTTCCCCTTTTCTACAGTAAATTGTTCATGGCAGGAAACTACCAAGCCGCTGTCAACGCCTATAATCTCGCCATAAAACTCAACAGGAAAATCCCGGCTTTATTTTCTAACCGAGCGGCCTGTCATCTCAAACTGAGAAATCTTCACAAAGCCATTGAGGACAGCTCTCAGGTCAGTTTTCAGTGTCCATGTCCTTTATTAAATGTGGAGatgttttctccatatagagaACTGATTCCCTTCACATTAACACACATGAACTTTCCCACAGGCCCTTGAGTTACTGACGCCTGCGGTCGCTGCAAACGCTCCGGGCCGACTGAAGGCTCACGTGAGGCGCGGAACAGCGTTCTGTGAGCTCGAGCTCTATGTGGAAGGTACTGGATCGTTTACAGTCAGTATTCTGCTTCCATGCAAAACACATCAACTTCTGCAGTCatataaatacagatttatcAGTATGGAAATAGTGTGGGTGAAATATATGCACTGAAATCACTGTTATctctattataaaaataaaacctgatATTCTCTTCAgggttggaaaaaaaatattaaaaatagacttCTAGTCAGTTCATGGGTTGGCATTTCAATCGAATTGGCCTCTGTTATGATACacagaatgtaattttttctgtttaaaatgtaaatttgccaAAGGctattaacacatttaatttatgCCATACAGCAGAACAaaaattttcttaattttaaaatatgactaaatgaGTACAAATATTgacataaaataagaataactaTTGACACTGACATCTTTAAATTAGAGCATTCTGGGTTCTTTGATTGTTTTTCACAAtctaaaagttacattttaatcaattttacaTCCTTgctgctacaaatatatttcaaattcagGATTTAAATGGGAATGTAAAAGACATTGTGATTTGATTTCTGAATGGCACACAACACTGGTTCGCCTTGTAACTTCCTGAAATACAGGAAGTGTTTCACAACATTAATCTGATGATTTTTTTAGGTCTTACAGACTACCAAGCAGCTCTACGAATTGACCCACACAATGAAGCCCTGCGAGCTGATACAGACAAGATTCGTGAGATCATACAAGGCACAACGTAAAAAGCTTGGATCACGGTTGCACCTGTAATTGATGCAGAAATGTACACGAGCGTACATGAACGTTATGTTTTAACACTGGTTCCTGTTATGAAACCACACAAAAAGACTGGATAAGctgtagaaatattttattcatgctCTTTTTAACAGTATTCATCTTTccaataaaatgacatttgcCTTTTTGAATGGATGTTTATTGCAGCCAGAATCACAATACTGGATATACATTAGTTGCCTTATATAATTGCAAAACAAGTATAAAAGTACATATAAGTATAAAGGTTAATGATGAATAGAATCATTACTATGGATGCTGAAGTCTGAAGACTCAAACAAGCTggataaacatttttgaaagtttCTTACAGATGCAAACGAGaacataaaatgattaactaTAAATGATTAACTGCTGGATATAATAATGAGaataataaaaggaaaattcatataattaaaacaGCCATCCCATCTAACAGGAAAAGGAATAATGTCATCATTAATATTGTTCAGCCTATTTGTTTAATGGTTTAGGGCTGCCATCCTCATTATATATCTGGGCAGTAATCCAGTTTATAACGTCCTTGTCACGTTGATGTAGATCCTCAGGTTCAGATCTTGTCCCATGTAGCATCTTCCAGTCACCCCACTCCATTCTCCTCGCTCTTGAAATCACCACCAAAATTGCCTTTTTAGAAACACCATGGAATTCCCCAGTTGGAGGAATATGTGTTTCACAGCTGAATCCATAATCATTCCATCTGTCCCCATTTATATAAAAACCAACATTACTAAGAGTTGTTTTAACTGGATCACTTTCAAGGAACAACTTATATGCCAACTCCCACCACCCTTCACCCACGTCATCCAGGGTCCCCCAAGTGTTCATCTGTTGAAAAACCGGAAATTAAAATGAGTGTGCTCTACACAGTTTGCATCAGTGTTGTTATTATAAGTCAGTTAGATGGTCTTGTTtagatacataaatataaacgcTTCATATGGGCGATTTTTATCAGTCAAATCATTGTGGATGTAATCATGTACTCTTAAAAGTAAAGGTTCCAGAAGGGGGGCTTGCAGTGAAGCCACAGAAGAACCGCTTTTGTTTCAATACCAACAAATGTTCTGTGAAAGAAGTCTTGTTGCTTCCGGTTCAAGAGGTTTGGATTACTCCGTTAAAGTTGTGGCCGTTTTACTCAGGATGCCTTAAAAGGCAAGTACTGCTCACTTGAAGAGCCAAATGACCTCCAACTCTGTTGAACTAACTGGCATAGTTATGTTTAGCGATAGGGTAaagcccaaccctgttcctggagatataccttcctgcagagtttagttccaacccagatctaacacacctgtctgt is part of the Labeo rohita strain BAU-BD-2019 chromosome 18, IGBB_LRoh.1.0, whole genome shotgun sequence genome and harbors:
- the LOC127180722 gene encoding dynein axonemal assembly factor 4 isoform X3 → MSTEQDKDSFSLKRNRGGEGGLDILGGPGLLLGSPEKKRRKSSTQVFLFGPINEEKSEAKIGNGVAVFTLQKRRDELWEQLFTNIDKDKQKQIREQAILKVQEKEAEKSKAKAARIQQEKKYALETMMKLENEERDRIQKMKNEECARATAEMDFWRETQRKTAEENENQQKLRGTGILDNQPVCQKTECANATPAVTVLHNTGNTTSGQISKKQKPKDLPAPRSAGCIKINFTPRVFPTALRESRIPEEEEWLKKQAEARRAVDTDLAELDDLKEEERNPDWLKEKGDKLFMAGNYQAAVNAYNLAIKLNRKIPALFSNRAACHLKLRNLHKAIEDSSQALELLTPAVAANAPGRLKAHVRRGTAFCELELYVEGLTDYQAALRIDPHNEALRADTDKIREIIQGTT
- the LOC127180722 gene encoding dynein axonemal assembly factor 4 isoform X2, whose amino-acid sequence is MPLIVRDHTWTQNQNTVYISVPLKGVKTANVHVICTDEYLKVSFPPFLFEVFLFGPINEEKSEAKIGNGVAVFTLQKRRDELWEQLFTNIDKDKQKQIREQAILKVQEKEAEKSKAKAARIQQEKKYALETMMKLENEERDRIQKMKNEECARATAEMDFWRETQRKTAEENENQQKLRGTGILDNQPVCQKTECANATPAVTVLHNTGNTTSGQISKKQKPKDLPAPRSAGCIKINFTPRVFPTALRESRIPEEEEWLKKQAEARRAVDTDLAELDDLKEEERNPDWLKEKGDKLFMAGNYQAAVNAYNLAIKLNRKIPALFSNRAACHLKLRNLHKAIEDSSQALELLTPAVAANAPGRLKAHVRRGTAFCELELYVEGLTDYQAALRIDPHNEALRADTDKIREIIQGTT
- the LOC127180722 gene encoding dynein axonemal assembly factor 4 isoform X4, with translation MPLIVRDHTWTQNQNTVYISVPLKGVKTANVHVICTDEYLKVSFPPFLFEVFLFGPINEEKSEAKIGNGVAVFTLQKRRDELWEQLFTNIDKDKQKQIREQAILKVQEKEAEKSKAKAARIQQEKKYALETMMKLENEERDRIQKMKNEECARATAEMDFWRETQRKTAEENENQQKLRGTGILDNQPVCQKTECANATPAVTVLHNTGNTTSGQISKKQKPKDLPAPRSAGCIKINFTPRVFPTALRESRIPEEEEWLKKQAEARRAVDTDLAELDDLKEEERNPDWLKEKGDKLFMAGNYQATVNACNLTIMLNRKIPATIPGIHKLPYNIADKNKTRP